In bacterium, a genomic segment contains:
- the tsaB gene encoding tRNA (adenosine(37)-N6)-threonylcarbamoyltransferase complex dimerization subunit type 1 TsaB, which yields MLHLILDSSQPHVHWVLAKHDQVLDEIKSKNRFDAAEQTLVLLQALLKKHDLKLDEINAYAYIAGPGSFTGLRIAAASLKALSFAQKQQNIVALDPCHLLAQQYISQCKPENNCTLVPIIASRKNHIYHCSYRYQQGSLSLSNPIQEQAIDQLDQKSFTQNDHDSILFLGPDSLLLNPFDFFHHHNDSPISANTLAWSADQHIRAQNFIDKAHFSPNYIVQSVAKPKHNR from the coding sequence ATGTTGCATTTAATACTTGATAGCAGTCAGCCGCATGTTCATTGGGTTTTAGCTAAACATGATCAAGTTTTGGACGAAATCAAAAGTAAAAATCGCTTTGATGCCGCTGAACAAACTTTAGTCCTCTTGCAAGCGCTACTCAAGAAACATGATCTAAAGCTTGATGAGATTAATGCCTATGCTTATATCGCTGGCCCAGGGTCATTTACAGGCCTAAGAATAGCCGCAGCAAGCCTCAAAGCTCTATCTTTTGCTCAAAAACAGCAAAACATTGTTGCCCTTGATCCTTGTCATTTGTTGGCACAGCAGTACATTTCTCAATGCAAACCTGAAAATAACTGCACCTTGGTTCCTATTATTGCATCGAGAAAAAATCACATCTACCATTGCTCTTATCGCTATCAGCAAGGGAGTTTAAGTTTATCCAACCCTATTCAAGAACAAGCCATTGATCAACTTGATCAAAAAAGTTTTACTCAAAACGATCATGACTCAATCCTATTTTTAGGTCCCGATAGTCTGCTGCTAAATCCATTTGACTTTTTTCATCATCACAATGACAGCCCGATATCAGCCAATACTTTAGCGTGGTCAGCTGACCAACACATCAGAGCACAAAATTT
- the rseP gene encoding RIP metalloprotease RseP: MFASIVLPIVLFGGLVFFHELGHFLVAKKCGVYVERFAIGFGPAIFRKQWGETEYAICAFPLGGYVKMHGEEMEAIQGDVEKELPADDPRSYMNQPVWNRIAIASMGPIFNLILPIFVYAIIFWVGTDTLKPVIGDVRPGQPAAVAGLKAGDEILSINGEQVSTWSHFVNILRTQEAGDIDLVYKRNQRQQSITVKATKSEVENVYGEKTQASQIGVSYLPFLPIVGINNEDSAAYKAGLRTGDQITKINNKDINHWWQVEQYFDQELSQNMTLHVKRYSTEALQKNTLDQAQEKTIALNGKFLSAAHAGIENGQLYIRHVLPDSVAEKAGLKVNDKVVSLNGQELSDWSQFHQGIQSADEALKIGVLRNNVPLTLTAEPQLVSEKDELTQDKKQFKRLGVQSAALTGMPAFFKERYTNPFKALYKGVEETIKLTVLTAKGLGKLFTGNLSMNSLGGPISIFYLAGTSYKKGGFDAFFRMMAMLSITLALLNLLPIPMLDGGHLLFFFIEVIKGSPVSEKVVRIGHTLGFAFIIGLMILTFYVDLNRFLFDRIRSLFN; the protein is encoded by the coding sequence ATGTTTGCAAGTATAGTTTTACCCATTGTTCTGTTTGGTGGATTGGTTTTTTTCCATGAGCTTGGACACTTTTTGGTGGCCAAAAAATGTGGCGTCTATGTTGAACGTTTTGCCATTGGCTTTGGCCCGGCTATTTTTAGAAAACAATGGGGTGAAACCGAGTATGCGATTTGCGCCTTTCCTTTGGGTGGTTATGTTAAAATGCATGGTGAAGAGATGGAAGCTATTCAAGGAGATGTTGAAAAAGAACTTCCTGCTGATGACCCACGCTCATACATGAATCAGCCAGTCTGGAATCGTATTGCCATCGCCTCTATGGGGCCAATTTTTAATCTTATTTTACCTATTTTTGTGTATGCCATTATTTTCTGGGTGGGAACGGACACTTTAAAACCGGTTATTGGTGATGTACGCCCTGGACAGCCCGCTGCTGTTGCTGGCTTAAAAGCTGGTGATGAAATTCTTTCTATCAACGGTGAACAGGTCAGTACCTGGAGTCATTTCGTTAATATTTTAAGAACTCAAGAAGCCGGTGACATTGATTTGGTTTATAAACGCAATCAACGCCAACAAAGTATTACTGTTAAGGCCACAAAATCAGAGGTTGAAAATGTTTACGGTGAGAAAACCCAAGCTTCACAAATTGGTGTGAGTTACTTACCTTTCTTGCCTATTGTAGGTATCAACAATGAAGATAGCGCTGCATATAAAGCCGGCTTACGCACTGGTGATCAAATCACTAAAATCAATAACAAAGATATTAACCATTGGTGGCAGGTAGAGCAATACTTTGACCAAGAACTGAGTCAAAACATGACTCTACATGTCAAACGCTACAGCACTGAAGCCTTACAAAAAAACACGCTTGATCAGGCTCAAGAAAAAACCATTGCTTTAAATGGCAAGTTTCTTTCTGCTGCCCATGCTGGCATAGAAAATGGCCAACTTTATATTAGACACGTCCTTCCCGACAGCGTGGCTGAAAAAGCTGGTTTAAAAGTCAATGACAAAGTTGTCAGCCTCAATGGTCAAGAGCTTAGTGATTGGTCACAATTTCACCAAGGCATTCAGTCGGCAGATGAAGCTTTAAAGATAGGTGTGTTAAGAAACAATGTTCCTTTAACGCTAACAGCGGAACCACAACTTGTTTCTGAAAAAGATGAGTTGACTCAAGATAAAAAGCAATTCAAACGCTTGGGTGTACAGTCGGCTGCCTTAACCGGTATGCCAGCCTTCTTTAAAGAACGTTACACAAACCCCTTTAAAGCTTTATACAAAGGTGTAGAGGAAACCATAAAGTTAACCGTACTCACTGCCAAGGGTCTGGGTAAACTGTTTACAGGCAACCTATCCATGAACTCCCTGGGTGGACCTATTTCTATTTTTTACCTTGCCGGCACCTCTTATAAAAAAGGTGGTTTTGATGCATTTTTTAGAATGATGGCCATGCTGAGCATCACTTTGGCCTTATTGAATTTGCTACCCATTCCCATGTTGGATGGTGGACACTTGCTGTTCTTTTTCATTGAAGTCATCAAAGGCAGCCCAGTTTCAGAGAAAGTAGTACGTATCGGTCATACTTTAGGTTTTGCTTTCATCATTGGATTGATGATCTTAACCTTCTATGTCGATCTCAATCGCTTTTTATTTGATCGAATAAGAAGCTTGTTTAATTAA
- a CDS encoding 1-deoxy-D-xylulose-5-phosphate reductoisomerase, with protein MKSISILGSTGSVGLSSLDLIDQNPQQFKVVALAGGRNIDLLSQQCLKYQPLLVSCVQESDCKVLKERCANLEHTEFMYGEEGACAVAAIDQADYVISAIVGAAGLKPTIAAIRADKTVALANKESLVVAGAYVNQVLKEHPKSTILPVDSEHSAIFQCLENKKDPSHGNIHRMILTASGGPFFLQKDKDLNTITLEEALKHPNWSMGNKITIDSATMMNKGLEAIEAYWLFNIPADKLDIVIHPQSIVHSMVEYIDGSILAQLSKPDMKGPIAYALSYPNRIEQAVEFLNFSTLSKLEFFAPDTERFPATQLAMNSLTAGPDYPAVLNGANEVSVDAFLNQQISFTQITQINETVLNCYKGQKTVNLDDFLQADTWGRQTAQACINKL; from the coding sequence ATGAAGTCTATTTCTATTTTAGGTTCAACCGGCTCTGTTGGCTTATCCAGCCTAGACTTAATTGATCAGAATCCACAGCAATTTAAAGTAGTGGCCTTAGCAGGAGGCCGTAATATTGATCTTTTAAGTCAGCAGTGCCTTAAATACCAACCCCTATTGGTTTCTTGTGTTCAGGAATCTGACTGTAAAGTTCTAAAAGAGCGTTGTGCAAACTTAGAACATACAGAGTTTATGTACGGTGAAGAAGGTGCATGCGCAGTAGCTGCAATCGACCAAGCAGATTATGTTATTTCTGCTATTGTTGGGGCAGCGGGTCTCAAGCCAACCATTGCTGCGATTAGAGCTGATAAAACGGTTGCTTTGGCCAACAAAGAATCTTTAGTCGTTGCTGGAGCGTATGTTAATCAAGTTCTAAAAGAACATCCCAAAAGTACTATCTTGCCTGTTGACAGTGAACACAGTGCTATTTTTCAATGTCTAGAAAACAAGAAAGACCCATCTCATGGCAATATCCATAGAATGATTTTAACTGCCTCAGGTGGCCCTTTCTTTTTACAAAAAGATAAAGATTTAAATACCATCACCTTAGAAGAAGCCTTAAAGCATCCCAATTGGTCTATGGGTAATAAAATTACAATTGATTCTGCTACTATGATGAACAAAGGCCTTGAAGCCATCGAAGCATATTGGCTGTTTAATATTCCCGCAGATAAGTTGGATATTGTTATCCATCCGCAGTCTATTGTTCACTCTATGGTTGAATACATTGACGGTTCTATTTTAGCACAATTGAGTAAACCCGATATGAAAGGCCCCATTGCTTATGCTCTGTCTTATCCTAATAGAATTGAGCAGGCTGTTGAATTTCTTAATTTTTCTACATTATCAAAACTTGAATTTTTTGCTCCAGATACTGAGCGTTTTCCAGCCACGCAACTGGCGATGAACAGTCTCACAGCAGGTCCAGACTACCCCGCTGTTCTCAATGGGGCCAATGAAGTGAGTGTTGACGCTTTTTTAAATCAACAAATTTCATTCACTCAGATCACCCAAATCAATGAAACCGTTTTAAACTGTTACAAAGGCCAAAAAACTGTTAATTTAGACGACTTTCTACAAGCCGATACTTGGGGTAGACAAACTGCCCAAGCGTGTATAAATAAGCTGTAA
- a CDS encoding isoprenyl transferase, with amino-acid sequence MWPFKKSSLPNSTKTLDTQNIQHLAIIMDGNGRWAKKRSLPRIFGHRKGVSTTESIIEACRSFKIPYLTLYAFSQQNWQRSPQEVSGLMNLLEQFLNSKLEKMIDNDITFNTIGDHQFLPKKVQTLVEKTKQKTQENNKDIKMTLTLALSYGGREEITRAVQKLGKDLLDKKITLNDINPKRIASYLDTHNIPDPDLIIRTSGEYRSSNFLPWQSTYSEYYFTPTLWPDFSVEELKKAITVFNQRERRFGDSKAHKTTEVQA; translated from the coding sequence ATGTGGCCATTTAAAAAAAGTTCTTTACCCAACTCTACAAAAACACTGGATACACAGAACATTCAACATTTGGCTATTATTATGGATGGCAACGGCCGGTGGGCTAAAAAAAGAAGCTTACCCAGAATCTTTGGTCACCGCAAAGGGGTAAGCACAACTGAATCGATTATTGAAGCTTGTAGGTCATTTAAGATTCCTTACCTAACCTTGTATGCCTTTTCACAACAAAATTGGCAGCGCTCACCGCAAGAGGTAAGTGGCCTAATGAACTTATTAGAGCAGTTTCTTAACAGTAAGCTAGAAAAAATGATAGACAATGATATTACTTTTAATACCATTGGTGATCATCAGTTTTTACCCAAAAAAGTTCAAACTCTCGTTGAAAAAACCAAACAAAAAACTCAAGAAAACAATAAAGACATAAAAATGACTTTAACTTTGGCCTTAAGCTATGGCGGCAGAGAAGAAATCACGCGTGCAGTTCAAAAACTTGGAAAAGACCTGCTTGATAAAAAAATCACTCTCAACGACATTAACCCAAAACGTATTGCAAGCTATCTTGATACTCACAATATACCTGACCCCGACCTTATTATCAGAACGAGCGGTGAGTACAGGAGCTCAAATTTTTTACCTTGGCAAAGCACATACAGCGAGTATTATTTTACACCCACACTCTGGCCGGACTTCTCTGTTGAAGAACTGAAAAAAGCCATAACTGTATTTAATCAAAGAGAGCGGCGATTTGGCGATAGCAAAGCCCACAAAACAACCGAGGTACAAGCATGA
- the frr gene encoding ribosome recycling factor: MESLLQELNEKWEKAIAAFESDLSKVRTGRANPSMLDIIKVDYYGTPTPIAQMATVSTPDAKTLVVQPWDQSALDMIEKSIQSSNLGFTPQNDGKIIRIPIPALTEERRKEFVKLVGKHAEDAKIAIRNIRRNGMDELKKAEKDKEISEDEHKRFQADIQEKTDSNIKKIDALAELKSKEILAI, encoded by the coding sequence ATGGAAAGCTTACTACAAGAACTGAATGAAAAATGGGAAAAAGCCATAGCTGCATTTGAAAGCGATTTGAGTAAAGTCAGAACAGGTCGCGCCAACCCCAGCATGCTTGATATTATTAAAGTAGATTATTATGGCACACCTACACCCATTGCACAAATGGCAACAGTTTCAACTCCAGACGCAAAAACACTTGTAGTTCAACCCTGGGATCAAAGTGCATTGGATATGATAGAGAAGTCTATTCAATCATCTAACTTGGGCTTTACCCCCCAAAACGATGGTAAAATTATACGCATTCCTATTCCTGCATTAACTGAGGAACGCCGTAAGGAGTTTGTAAAGCTCGTAGGCAAACATGCTGAAGACGCGAAAATTGCCATCCGCAATATTCGTCGCAATGGTATGGATGAACTGAAAAAAGCAGAAAAAGATAAAGAAATTTCAGAAGACGAACATAAACGTTTTCAAGCCGATATTCAGGAAAAGACCGATTCAAATATCAAAAAAATTGATGCCTTGGCTGAGCTTAAATCAAAAGAGATTTTAGCTATATAG
- the pyrH gene encoding UMP kinase, whose amino-acid sequence MNHQYKRVLLKLSGEALCDDNGYGISPSILSRLSLELKEVMSTGVELAIVIGGGNIFRGVAGASKGMDRASADYMGMLATTINALALQDALEAQNVKTRVLSAISMQQIAEPYIRRRATRHLEKGRVVIFAAGIGSPFFTTDTTASLRAMEINADVILKATRVDGVFDKDPLKHNDAEKFDTLSYLEVLQKGLKVMDSTATSLCMDNKMPIIVFNMMKEGNILKAIAGEDIGTTVSNA is encoded by the coding sequence ATGAATCATCAATACAAAAGAGTCTTATTAAAATTAAGTGGCGAAGCCCTATGTGATGACAATGGCTACGGTATCAGCCCCAGTATTTTGTCTCGTTTATCGTTAGAGTTAAAAGAGGTCATGTCAACAGGCGTTGAACTTGCTATAGTCATTGGTGGCGGAAATATTTTTAGAGGCGTTGCTGGTGCATCCAAAGGTATGGATAGAGCCTCAGCCGACTATATGGGCATGCTGGCAACAACTATTAATGCCCTTGCCTTGCAAGATGCTTTAGAAGCACAAAATGTTAAAACAAGAGTCTTAAGCGCTATCTCCATGCAGCAAATTGCTGAGCCCTATATCAGGCGGCGTGCTACAAGACATTTAGAAAAAGGCCGTGTGGTTATTTTTGCTGCCGGTATCGGCAGTCCATTTTTTACAACGGATACTACAGCATCTTTACGAGCCATGGAAATCAACGCTGATGTCATTTTAAAAGCGACGCGCGTAGATGGTGTATTTGATAAAGATCCTTTAAAGCACAACGATGCTGAAAAATTTGACACCTTAAGCTATCTTGAGGTTTTACAGAAAGGTTTAAAAGTCATGGACTCTACCGCGACTTCACTGTGTATGGACAATAAGATGCCTATCATTGTATTTAACATGATGAAAGAAGGCAATATACTTAAAGCTATTGCTGGTGAAGATATTGGTACCACTGTATCCAATGCCTAG
- the tsf gene encoding translation elongation factor Ts, protein MALNMEQIKNLREMTGAGIADCKTALTESNGSIDKAVDFLRKKGLAKAAKKASRIAKEGNITSYIHGEGKIGVMVEVNCETDFVARNEDFQVLCRDVAMHIAAAAPLHVKREEVPAELIEREKEVLTTQAKESGKPEQFIEKIISGRMDKFFAETCLLEQSFVKNPDVTINDLLQESIAKMGENITIARFSRYVLGETAKENTEEEQES, encoded by the coding sequence ATGGCCCTAAACATGGAACAAATCAAAAATCTTAGAGAAATGACCGGTGCTGGTATTGCTGACTGTAAAACTGCTTTAACTGAATCCAATGGTTCAATTGATAAAGCGGTTGATTTTTTACGTAAAAAAGGTCTAGCAAAGGCTGCTAAAAAAGCGAGTCGTATTGCTAAAGAAGGCAATATAACATCATACATTCATGGTGAAGGTAAAATTGGTGTTATGGTTGAAGTTAACTGTGAAACAGACTTTGTTGCTAGAAACGAAGACTTTCAAGTTTTATGTAGAGACGTGGCCATGCACATTGCTGCTGCAGCGCCTTTACATGTTAAACGTGAAGAAGTTCCTGCAGAGCTTATTGAACGTGAAAAAGAAGTTCTGACCACGCAAGCCAAAGAGTCTGGCAAACCAGAACAGTTTATTGAAAAAATCATCTCTGGTCGTATGGACAAATTTTTTGCTGAAACCTGTCTTTTAGAGCAAAGCTTTGTTAAGAATCCTGATGTGACTATCAATGACTTGTTGCAAGAATCAATTGCTAAAATGGGTGAAAACATTACGATTGCCCGTTTCTCTCGCTATGTTTTAGGAGAAACTGCAAAAGAGAATACCGAAGAAGAACAAGAATCTTAA
- the rpsB gene encoding 30S ribosomal protein S2 yields the protein MSLSIKALLEAGAHYGHQTRRWNPKMKEYIFGARNGIYIINLEKTAAQWKHARKAILDTVATGKDVIFVGTKPQAQEIIQEEATRAGQYFVNRRWLGGMLTNFETIKTRIKRMDEIQEIKSSKAGELLTKKEHVDLDKEYQKLEKSLSGIREMKKIPGLMFVVDPKKEHIAIKEANNLNIPVIAITDTNCDPVGIDYVVPSNDDALKSIRIFLEDAANACLEGGKNLEKNIQSSTAKKEKSVETSSKAAVKPAKEVKADAVDKKEVKATAKEDTSKASSKKEVAPAKVSAKAASTEDKKEPAKKAAAKKTTKKTTAKKATKKDGE from the coding sequence ATGTCTTTATCCATTAAAGCCCTCTTAGAGGCAGGTGCGCATTATGGCCACCAAACCCGTCGTTGGAACCCAAAAATGAAAGAGTATATTTTTGGAGCACGCAATGGCATTTATATTATCAATTTAGAAAAAACAGCTGCACAATGGAAACATGCGCGTAAAGCAATCTTAGATACTGTTGCTACAGGTAAAGATGTTATTTTTGTAGGTACAAAACCTCAGGCACAAGAAATCATTCAAGAAGAAGCGACACGAGCTGGCCAATACTTTGTTAATCGTAGATGGTTAGGAGGCATGCTCACTAACTTTGAAACCATCAAAACCAGAATTAAACGTATGGACGAAATTCAAGAAATTAAGTCCTCCAAAGCAGGTGAACTGTTAACCAAAAAAGAGCATGTTGACTTAGACAAGGAATATCAAAAGCTTGAGAAAAGCTTAAGCGGTATTCGCGAAATGAAAAAAATCCCTGGCTTGATGTTTGTTGTTGACCCAAAAAAAGAACACATCGCCATTAAAGAAGCCAATAATCTCAATATTCCGGTCATAGCCATTACTGATACCAACTGTGATCCAGTGGGGATTGACTATGTTGTACCTTCTAACGATGATGCATTAAAATCAATTCGTATCTTTCTAGAAGACGCTGCCAACGCATGTCTAGAAGGTGGTAAAAACCTTGAGAAAAACATTCAATCATCAACAGCTAAAAAGGAAAAGTCTGTTGAAACGTCAAGCAAGGCCGCGGTTAAGCCCGCAAAAGAGGTAAAAGCTGATGCTGTTGACAAAAAAGAAGTCAAGGCTACCGCCAAAGAAGATACCTCTAAAGCAAGCTCTAAAAAAGAAGTCGCTCCTGCAAAAGTAAGTGCAAAGGCAGCTTCAACAGAAGATAAAAAAGAACCTGCTAAAAAGGCTGCTGCTAAAAAAACAACTAAAAAAACTACTGCTAAAAAAGCAACTAAGAAAGATGGAGAATAA
- a CDS encoding CpaF family protein, with the protein MSDFFSEATASFLGPIKDFLEDPDIAEIMVNGPEQIFIEQHGKVIKTKAQFKDVDELMAAIRRIGQMVGKIINDQNPIMDARLEDGSRVHVVLAPSARTGPYLTIRKFQEEKMSLRQLVENGALNVNMAKFLNLVVQMAKNIVVSGGTSSGKTTLLNVVSSLIPPQDRIVVIEDASELQLRQEHVVSLETKAADSQGEGAVSMRDLVKASLRMRPDRIVVGEVRGPEGMDLIQAMNTGHGGSMATIHANSPWGAVGRLETLAMMSDVKMPMPAIRGQICSALDIIIQTSRLQDGQRKIVSITEVLGMDANGNAQLAEIFSLKAKNKNKSAKQQKSATVEYTHVASGALPSFYDRAIELGYDIDKKMFS; encoded by the coding sequence ATGTCAGATTTTTTTTCTGAAGCCACGGCCAGCTTTTTAGGACCCATCAAAGACTTTTTAGAAGACCCTGATATTGCTGAGATTATGGTCAATGGGCCAGAGCAAATTTTTATTGAACAGCATGGAAAAGTGATTAAAACTAAGGCACAGTTTAAGGATGTAGATGAATTGATGGCGGCTATTCGTAGAATAGGTCAGATGGTGGGTAAAATCATCAATGATCAGAACCCCATCATGGATGCCCGGCTAGAAGATGGTTCGCGTGTGCATGTTGTTCTGGCACCCAGTGCCAGAACCGGACCCTATTTGACCATTAGAAAGTTTCAGGAAGAAAAAATGAGCTTGCGTCAGTTGGTGGAAAACGGGGCTTTAAATGTCAATATGGCAAAATTTTTAAACTTGGTTGTGCAAATGGCCAAGAACATTGTGGTGTCCGGTGGAACCTCATCCGGTAAAACAACCTTGCTTAATGTAGTGTCGTCTTTAATTCCACCGCAAGATAGGATTGTTGTTATTGAGGACGCTTCAGAGCTGCAGCTTAGGCAGGAGCATGTTGTGTCTTTGGAGACAAAAGCAGCAGACAGTCAAGGAGAAGGTGCCGTGAGTATGCGGGATTTGGTTAAAGCATCGTTGCGCATGCGGCCGGATAGGATTGTTGTTGGAGAGGTTAGAGGCCCAGAAGGGATGGATTTGATTCAGGCCATGAATACTGGGCATGGTGGTTCCATGGCAACCATTCATGCCAATTCACCCTGGGGGGCAGTTGGTCGTTTGGAAACCCTGGCCATGATGTCTGATGTAAAAATGCCCATGCCGGCAATACGTGGACAGATTTGTTCGGCCCTGGATATTATTATACAGACCAGTCGCTTGCAGGATGGACAAAGGAAAATTGTTAGTATTACGGAAGTTCTAGGCATGGATGCCAATGGCAATGCCCAACTGGCAGAAATTTTTAGTTTAAAAGCAAAAAACAAAAACAAATCAGCAAAACAACAAAAATCAGCCACAGTTGAATACACTCATGTTGCCAGTGGTGCTTTACCTAGTTTTTATGATCGAGCAATTGAGCTGGGTTATGATATTGATAAAAAAATGTTTTCCTAA